In the genome of Dermatobacter hominis, the window TCGGCTCGGCTGCGGGTCTGCTCAGCTCGGCTCAGCTCAGCCGAAGATATCGCAGCGGCCCTGTTCCGGGTCCACGATCGCGTCCTCCCGCGACCACTCCCACTGCGGATCCAGGTAGGCCGTGCGGACCTGCTGCGCCGCGTCGGCGTCGTCGACGAAGAGGTCCATCTCCTGCAGGTTCGACGGGTACATGTTGTTCGAGCCGACCGAGAACACCTGGTCGTCGACGTGGATGAACTTCGAGTGGTTGGCGAAGCCCTTCCCGTCCGGCCACGTCGCCTCGGGACCGATCTGCAGCGACGCGAGCTGCAGGTTCGAGCAGATCGCGTCGCGGGCCTCGTCGGGGTCGCCGGTCGACGCCACGAGCACGTCGTACAGCTGGATCGACAGGTCGTGCAGCGACTCCATGTTGGCGTACGACGTGCCGAAGGCGCCGGTGACGACGATGCGCACGTCGACGCCGCGCAGGAGCTGGTCGGTGATGACCTTGAACATCCGGGCGTCGTAGCGCGGACACTGCGCGAGCAGGTCCTGCTGCGAGATCACCACCCGCTCGTCGGCCGACGCGACGAGCGCCCGGGCCGCGACCTGGCCAGGGTTGGCGGCGTCGTAGGCCGGGTCGCCGGCGTCGGTGGCCGGGCAGATGAGCGCGAGGATCGCCGGCACGAACGAACCGCCGAACGTGCCCGGGATCGGCAGGCCGCTGCCGAGCCGGCCGACCGCCATGATGCGGGTCGAGCCCGGCGTCTCGGCGCTCAGGACCGGCGCGCTGCGTGGGCACGCCCCGCTCGGACCGGACCGTGACGACCGGATCCAGAGGATGCTCCAGAACCCCTCGGCCTCGCGATCGCAGACGTAGCCCCAGAGCACGTCGACGAACCGTTGCGCCGCCCGGGCGGCGGGTCCGTCGGCCCGCATGGACACGTCGGAGACCGGCGTCGCGGTGAGGTAGGACTCGGCCCACTGGTTGTGGCCGCCCACGAGCGCCCGCCGACCGTCGACCGCCACGATCTTGGCGTGGTTCCACGACTGGACGTCGGTGGTCATCGTCGCCACCGACACGTCGATCTCGGCCCCGGCCGGGCCGAGGCGGTCGAGCAGCTGCTGGCGGACGACGTCGGGGCCGAGGCCGGTCGTGTACGAGTAGAAGAACGGCGTCCCGGCCAGCCACCGCACCTGCGGCCGGTGGCCGTCGGCCAACGAGCGCTGCAGGCCGTCGACGATCGCGTCGAGCCATGCGTCGTCGGCGAACGGGAACAGCGTCGTGATGTCGATCGACACCTCGGCCGAGGCGACGAGGTCGGCGAGCTGGGAGAGGAGCTCCTCGGTGCCGACCGGCTCCTGGCAGTCGGACGAGCCCCAGCAGCGCGGCGTCTGCAGGAACCACTCGTCGACGTCACCGGGCAGGAGGTTGCCGTCGGTGTCGGCCCAGACCGTGCCCTGGGTCTGCGGCGACGCGGCCCGGACCGCGTCGACGACCTGGTCCATGTCGTCGTCGGGCCCGCCGTTGGACGCCGGCGGCCCCGACGGCGCGGTCGGCGTGCACGCCGCGGCGACGCCGACGACGACCAGTGCGATCACCCACTTGAACGCGGACCTGCGCATGGCGGTCCCTCCCCACATCGCTCGTGGCGAAGAGGCTAGGACGAGAGCGTCAGGGCAGGTGGGCGATCGCGTCGTCGAACACGCGGAACAGCGCCGGGCCGCCCTTGTCCTCGCGGGCGAGCACGCCGATGCGGCGGCACCGGGCCAGCACCTCCCGGGCCTCCTTGCCGGGCCACGGTCGGGGCAGCAGCTCCGGGGGCAGGAGCGGATCCATCTCGAAGCACTCGTTGAACCGGATCGCGATGTGCAGCGCGCCGGGGAGGAAGTCGTGCTCCGAGATCCGCTCGTGGCGGCGACGCATGGCCTCGAGCGCCTCCGGGACGTCCCGGTAGGTCGCGATGAAGTCGTCGTAGCGGCGGGCCACCTCGTCGAGCGGCCAGAGACGCTCGACGAGCGTGCGAGGATTGGTCTCGCCGCCGACGTGGAGGTCCTCGGTGGTCAGCGTGCTCACGTGCTCGGGGATGCCGAGCCGCTCGGCCTCCTCGGTCACCTCCGCCGTCCACCGGTGCGGCGACACGTAGAGGCCCGGCTGGATCGCGGCGCCGCCGAGGATGCGCAGGTGGTCGCGGAAGGCGTCGCGGGCCGCCCGGCGGGACTCGGGGATGGCGAACGCCACGAGCCGCCAGCGACGGTCCCAACCCCGGCCGGCGGCGTCCTGGGCGTAGGCCATCAGGTGGCGCTGGTGGGTGACCTCGAGCGCCGCCCGGCCCGCCTCGGTGGCGCTGAACACCGCGTCGCGGCCCTCGCCCTCGCGGAGGAATAGCCCGTCGGCGATCAGCCGGCGCATGCACGAGCGGACGGTCTCGTCGGAGATGCCGCACTCGGCGGCCACCGGGTACAGCTCGGCGCCGTGGACGGAGCCGTCACGGTGGGCGAGGCCCAGGACCATCAGCCGGGTGGGGACCCCGCCGTCGGTCGGGTCGACAGGGAGCGCCGCCTCGACGTCGTCGGTCCCGTCGGGGTCGGTCGTCTTCCCGTCGGTCGTCGTCGGCACGACCGTAGGGTGTCGCCCGCCGTCGGACCGTGTCAACTGCGGGGCCAGCCGGGTGTGGATCAGGGGCGGGGGTGTCGGTACCGTTGGAGAACCGCGGTGCGGAGGGGATCGGGCACTGGCGCCCGGCACGACGAAGGGGTGACGACATGTCGTTGGCGGACAAGATCAAGGGCCGGGTGGGGCGCGCGAAGCCCCGGGTCTCCGAGTGCATCATCTTCGCCCGGCCGCTGCCGCTCGTCGCCGACGAGTACCCGCCCGCCGGCGAGGACTACGAGTTCAAGGCGGTCTTCGACCCCACCGACCGGCACCTCGCTCAGATCGAGACCCCGGAGCGGCTCGAGCTGGCGAAGCCGTACTTCGCGCAGGGCTCCCTCGTGATGCTCGCGATCCACAAGCCGACCGACCGGGCCGTCTCCAAGATGTGGCTGTTGACCCACAGCCCCCACTCGGACGACGCCAAGCGCGGTCTGCTGCCCATCCGGCTCGCCAAGGACGAGGCGTTCCTGTTCGACCTCTGGACGCACCCCGACTTCCGGCGCCAAGCCATTGCCTTCACCCTCTGCTACGAGCTCGGTGCCGTCGTCGACCAGATGTACCCGCAGCTCCGCTGGGTCTACGGCTACGCCCACAAGGACAACGAGGCGTCCGTCGCCCTGATCAACCAGGTCTACGGCATGTGGCCGGTGCAGGAGATCAAGGAGGTGGAGATCGGGGACTACTGGGTGAACGTCGTCCCCGGTTCGGACCACCCCAAGTTCGGTCCCTTCTCGAAGAAGGGTCGCCACTCCGGCGACGGCTTCCAGATGCCCGGCCGGCCGCGCTCCGGTGACCTCTACCGGGACTACCACCACAAGGACGGCTTCGCCCGGGGCGTGCCCACGGCGGTGGCCGTCGACGACTGGTTCTGGGAAGGCCCGGAGTACTTCGACAACGACCACCCGAAGGACGCCGACGGTCGGCCGGCGACGCCCGACACCTTCAAGCGGTCGCTCCCCGGCGACGGCCGGCGCCACGCCGACGGCACGGCCATGACCGACGAGGAAGCGTCCTAGACGACGAGGCCGGACTGATCCGACCGGCCTGAGCGTTCAGCTCAGGTGCAGGCCGCACTCGGTCTTGCCGCGACCCTTCCAGCGGCCGGAGCGAGGATCCTCGCCCGGCGCCACCTTCTCGGTGCAGGGCATGCACCCGATCGACGGGTAGCCCTGGTCGATCAGCGGGTTCACCGGGACGTCGTGGCGCTCGATGTAGTCGTCCACATCGGCGGCGGTCCACGTGGCGAGCGGGTTCACCTTCACGAGGCCGCGGAGGTCGCGGGCGACGATCGGTGAGTTGGCCCGGGTCTCGGACTCGTCGCGCCGCAGGCCCGACATCCACGCCGCCTTGCCGGCCAGCGCCCGGTCGAGCTGCCCGACCTTGACGGCGGAGCAGCAGTTCTCGGGGTCGACCTTCCACAGCTCGGGAGCGTGGGGGGCGACGGTCATGATGCGCAGGTTGAGGCCGTAGCGACGCCGCACGGTCTCGACGGTCTCGAGCGTCTCGGGAAAGTGGTAGCCGGTGTCGATGAACACCACCTCGATCGCCGGCGCCACCTTGACCGCGAGGTCGATCAGCACGGCGTCGGTCATCGACGCAGCCAGCGCGAGGTGGGGGCCGAAGCTGTCGGCCGCCCACTGCACGACCTTCGAGGCCGGCGCCTTCTCGAACTCGGCGTTGAGCTCGGCGAGCTCGGCGTCGGTGAACGTGGCGGGGGTGAATGGTCCGGGTGCCGGGTCGAGTCCGCTGGACTCGCCGGCGACGGGGATCGTGAGAGCCATCAGACAGCGCACTCCGAATCGCCGACCACGGCCTCGTAGGGTCCGGTCTCGCCGTAGTCGATGTAGAAGTCGGGGTGGGCGTCGGGCTCCGGGAACTCGTCGAGGTCCTTGAGCTCCGCACCGATCGCCTTGGCGCCGCCGCTGCGCTCGAGCCACGTGCCGAACGTCTCGCCGTAGGCCCGCTCGCCGGCGTAGCGACCGACGATGCGCACCACGGCCTGCGGCGCGGCCTTGGCCGGCAGGCGCAGCGCCTTCTGACCGAACTCCGCCCGCTCCTCGCCGACGTAGCCGCCCAGGAGGAGCTGGTAGCCCGGGGCCGACTTGCCGTGGGCCCGTCGCTCCGCTCCGAAGAAGCCGATGTCGGCGATGTGGTGCTGGCCGCACGAGTTCGTGCAGCCCGAGATGTTGGTGCGGACCCCGTCGATCTCGGCCAGTCCGGCGGCCTCGAGCGCCTCGCCGATCGCAGAGGCGAGCCCACGGCTCTGGGTGACGGCGAGGTTGCACGTGTCGGCACCGGGGCAGGCCACGACGTCACGGGCCAGCTCGGCGCCGGGCCGGGCCATGTCGAGCGCCTCGAGGCGGGCGTGCAGGTCCTTGAGCTGGTCCTCCCGGAGGCCCCGGAACACGAAGTTCTGCCGATTGGTGATTCGGACCTCGGCGTCGAACTCCCGGGCGATCGAGGCGATGCCCCGGAACTGCGCCGCGGTGATGTCACCGAGCCGCGACCAGGCGAGGGCCGACACGGTTCCCTTGGCGACGCCGCGGACGACGTTCGCCTGCTCCCAGCGCTGGTAGTCCGACGTCCCGGTCAGGAACACCGGGACGCCCTGGCCCACTGGCGAGACCGGCCCGGTCGTCGAGGCGCCGGCGGGGGCGTCGCCCGCCTCCTGGACCTCCACGGGGATGCCGCCCGGCCAGGACGACGAGGCGACCAGGAACTTGCGCGAGACGAGGATCCGCCGCTGCAGCTCCTCGAAGCCGAGCTCGTCGACGAGCCACTTCATGCGGGCCCGGAGCTTGTTGTTGCGGTTGCCGGCCTGCTCGAACACCCGCACGCAGGCCTCGATCGTCGGCAGGAG includes:
- a CDS encoding phosphoadenylyl-sulfate reductase, which produces MALTIPVAGESSGLDPAPGPFTPATFTDAELAELNAEFEKAPASKVVQWAADSFGPHLALAASMTDAVLIDLAVKVAPAIEVVFIDTGYHFPETLETVETVRRRYGLNLRIMTVAPHAPELWKVDPENCCSAVKVGQLDRALAGKAAWMSGLRRDESETRANSPIVARDLRGLVKVNPLATWTAADVDDYIERHDVPVNPLIDQGYPSIGCMPCTEKVAPGEDPRSGRWKGRGKTECGLHLS
- a CDS encoding PaaX family transcriptional regulator C-terminal domain-containing protein; its protein translation is MPTTTDGKTTDPDGTDDVEAALPVDPTDGGVPTRLMVLGLAHRDGSVHGAELYPVAAECGISDETVRSCMRRLIADGLFLREGEGRDAVFSATEAGRAALEVTHQRHLMAYAQDAAGRGWDRRWRLVAFAIPESRRAARDAFRDHLRILGGAAIQPGLYVSPHRWTAEVTEEAERLGIPEHVSTLTTEDLHVGGETNPRTLVERLWPLDEVARRYDDFIATYRDVPEALEAMRRRHERISEHDFLPGALHIAIRFNECFEMDPLLPPELLPRPWPGKEAREVLARCRRIGVLAREDKGGPALFRVFDDAIAHLP
- a CDS encoding phospholipase D-like domain-containing protein, producing the protein MRRSAFKWVIALVVVGVAAACTPTAPSGPPASNGGPDDDMDQVVDAVRAASPQTQGTVWADTDGNLLPGDVDEWFLQTPRCWGSSDCQEPVGTEELLSQLADLVASAEVSIDITTLFPFADDAWLDAIVDGLQRSLADGHRPQVRWLAGTPFFYSYTTGLGPDVVRQQLLDRLGPAGAEIDVSVATMTTDVQSWNHAKIVAVDGRRALVGGHNQWAESYLTATPVSDVSMRADGPAARAAQRFVDVLWGYVCDREAEGFWSILWIRSSRSGPSGACPRSAPVLSAETPGSTRIMAVGRLGSGLPIPGTFGGSFVPAILALICPATDAGDPAYDAANPGQVAARALVASADERVVISQQDLLAQCPRYDARMFKVITDQLLRGVDVRIVVTGAFGTSYANMESLHDLSIQLYDVLVASTGDPDEARDAICSNLQLASLQIGPEATWPDGKGFANHSKFIHVDDQVFSVGSNNMYPSNLQEMDLFVDDADAAQQVRTAYLDPQWEWSREDAIVDPEQGRCDIFG
- a CDS encoding nitrite/sulfite reductase, whose amino-acid sequence is MTTIEIDEQGAASIDGIDIDPAMVADIRKFETQLARYLDGDLDEDVFKVFRLANGVYGQRQGGHNQMIRIKAPYGAIAPYQLERLADISERYSRGWGHLTTRQNVQFHFVELERVPDLLWELAAVGLTTREACSDTVRNVMGCHLAGACPHEALDIQPWAEATFRHFLRNPISQRLPRKFKINFSGCSTDCGQAMFNDVGVVAVTRQLPSGETEAGFRVFVAGGLGANPHPALAVEEFTPREELLPTIEACVRVFEQAGNRNNKLRARMKWLVDELGFEELQRRILVSRKFLVASSSWPGGIPVEVQEAGDAPAGASTTGPVSPVGQGVPVFLTGTSDYQRWEQANVVRGVAKGTVSALAWSRLGDITAAQFRGIASIAREFDAEVRITNRQNFVFRGLREDQLKDLHARLEALDMARPGAELARDVVACPGADTCNLAVTQSRGLASAIGEALEAAGLAEIDGVRTNISGCTNSCGQHHIADIGFFGAERRAHGKSAPGYQLLLGGYVGEERAEFGQKALRLPAKAAPQAVVRIVGRYAGERAYGETFGTWLERSGGAKAIGAELKDLDEFPEPDAHPDFYIDYGETGPYEAVVGDSECAV